The following coding sequences lie in one Lolium perenne isolate Kyuss_39 chromosome 2, Kyuss_2.0, whole genome shotgun sequence genomic window:
- the LOC127336426 gene encoding growth-regulating factor 12-like, which produces MSNPRMTDRRQADSPPSKLPRLSGADAYDGAVTVAATATAPLVLGLGLGVGGSRSDSSGSDAEATPPPAVRRPAAAALTFMQRQELEHQVLIYRYFVASAPVPVNLVLPIWKSVAASSASQRFPSLAGLGRLCFDHRSSMEPEPDRCRRTDGKKWRCSHGVVPGSKYCERHVHRGRGRSRKLVEAAAATSAVPIRAIHAADAQAGSTNAHAPQQPQPQQRLGFASPAGVFLAHGTARAT; this is translated from the exons ATGTCCAATCCACGGATGACAGATCGAAGGCAGGCCGACTCGCCGCCGTCCAAGCTCCCCCGCCTCTCCGGCGCCGACGCCTATGACG GGGCGGTGACCGTGGCGGCGACCGCGACGGCGCCGCTGGTTCTTGGGCTGGGTCTCGGCGTGGGCGGCAGCCGCAGCGACAGCAGCGGGAGCGACGCGGAGgcgacgccgccgccggccgtgaggcggccggcggcggcggcgctgacgTTCATGCAGCGGCAGGAGCTGGAGCACCAGGTGCTCATCTACCGCTACTTCGTGGCCAGCGCCCCCGTGCCCGTCAACCTCGTGCTCCCCATCTGGAAGagcgtcgccgcctcctccgcctcgcAGCGGTTCCCGTCCC TGGCGGGTCTGGGGAGGCTGTGCTTCGACCACAGGAGCAGCatggagccggagccggaccggTGCCGGCGCACGGACGGCAAGAAGTGGCGGTGCTCGCACGGCGTGGTGCCGGGGAGCAAGTACTGCGAGCGGCACGTCCACCGAGGCCGCGGCCGTTCAAGAAAGCTTGTGGAAGCGGCGGCGGCCACCTCAGCCGTCCCGATCCGTGCAATCCACGCCGCCGACGCGCAGGCTGGGAGCACCAACGCGCACGCGCCGCAACAGCCGCAGCCGCAGCAGCGCCTCGGCTTCGCCTCCCCCGCCGGCGTCTTCCTCGCCCACGGCACCGCCCGTGCCACCTGA